In Candidatus Methylomirabilota bacterium, one genomic interval encodes:
- a CDS encoding FMN-binding negative transcriptional regulator, producing MYVPSHFEETRPDVLRQLIHDHSLAALVTLGSDGLNANHIPLELDPGPAPFGTLRGHVARGNPVWRDFSRDVEALAVFQGPQAYISPSWYQTKRETGKVVPTYNYIVVHAYGPMRIIEDRAWLRGLVERLTKRYEAGRAEPWKVTDAPADFVEQMLGAIVGIEIPLTRLVGKWKVSQNRPSVDRDGVVTGLREMNDSDAQTMSGLVKKAAGS from the coding sequence TACGTCCCGTCGCATTTCGAAGAGACACGGCCCGACGTCCTTCGCCAGCTGATCCACGACCACTCGCTGGCCGCGCTGGTGACCCTCGGTTCGGACGGGCTCAACGCGAACCACATCCCCCTCGAGCTCGATCCCGGGCCGGCGCCATTCGGGACGCTGCGGGGTCACGTGGCGCGCGGCAACCCGGTGTGGCGCGACTTCTCACGGGACGTCGAGGCGCTCGCCGTCTTCCAGGGGCCCCAGGCGTACATCTCGCCCTCGTGGTACCAGACGAAGCGGGAGACGGGCAAGGTCGTGCCGACGTACAACTACATCGTCGTCCACGCGTACGGTCCCATGCGGATCATCGAGGACCGCGCGTGGCTGCGGGGGCTGGTGGAGCGGCTCACGAAACGCTACGAAGCGGGGAGGGCGGAGCCGTGGAAGGTCACGGACGCGCCCGCCGACTTCGTCGAGCAGATGCTCGGCGCCATCGTCGGGATCGAGATCCCGCTCACCCGGCTGGTCGGCAAGTGGAAGGTGAGCCAGAACAGGCCGTCGGTGGACCGGGACGGCGTCGTCACGGGCCTGCGTGAGATGAACGACAGCGATGCCCAGACGATGTCGGGCCTGGTGAAGAAGGCGGCGGGCTCGTAG
- a CDS encoding ABC transporter substrate-binding protein — MIGHRLIPLLAVLVLGLASDAWAGPPTDQLRTYTDQVLKVLQNPALSLPERREAVKHLAEEVFEVTETAKRALGPHWLQRTPAEREEFVKLFANLLEQTYIARIDEFGGEKLTYVSEQIDGDRATVRARITTKNGTEVPVESRLLRKETRWLIYDILVENLSLISNYRSQFDRVIRTTSYEELVKRLKTRGEFLSEKSTKTPRRAGQGNR; from the coding sequence ATGATCGGGCATCGGTTGATCCCCCTGCTAGCGGTTCTCGTGCTGGGCCTCGCGTCGGATGCCTGGGCGGGCCCGCCGACGGATCAGCTGCGCACGTATACCGACCAGGTGCTCAAAGTCCTGCAGAATCCCGCGCTCTCGCTGCCGGAGCGGCGCGAGGCGGTCAAGCACCTCGCCGAGGAGGTCTTCGAAGTGACGGAGACGGCCAAGCGGGCCCTTGGCCCGCACTGGCTGCAGCGGACCCCGGCCGAGCGCGAGGAGTTCGTGAAGCTGTTCGCGAACCTGCTCGAGCAAACGTACATCGCCAGGATCGACGAGTTCGGCGGGGAGAAGCTCACGTACGTGAGCGAGCAGATCGACGGCGACCGGGCGACCGTCCGGGCGCGCATCACGACCAAGAACGGCACCGAGGTGCCGGTCGAATCACGGCTACTGCGGAAGGAGACCCGCTGGCTGATCTACGACATCCTCGTCGAGAACCTGAGCCTGATCTCCAACTACCGCTCGCAGTTCGATCGGGTGATCCGAACCACCTCGTACGAGGAGCTGGTCAAGCGTCTGAAAACCCGGGGCGAGTTCCTCAGCGAAAAGAGCACCAAGACCCCGCGACGGGCCGGTCAGGGCAACCGCTAG